Proteins encoded within one genomic window of Ascaphus truei isolate aAscTru1 chromosome 8, aAscTru1.hap1, whole genome shotgun sequence:
- the LOC142500922 gene encoding uncharacterized protein LOC142500922 isoform X2 — MDSEITYAEIRFPQKPKNFKTGQGPSIRTTGITPAPRSLQIPLLRVLGVSCVLLIIVTTALTAHALLSSRHLHQRSLEAELCSSNLSFLGQVLSNFSAQANDSHTRLLLCSYRNDNQIKELSLSWQKAAEQQREISGLREKLEEVTKTYSYFLGEILKLDEAQCQREEDQEMSLFSGIRCLNCPRGWSTEGGSCYFFSTVEETWERSRVKCEEMGAKLVVINDSNEQKFITERILEKTHWLGCSDTNSEGSWKWVDGSEVIPKFWETKQPDNWSNNEDCGTINSKRQGMQNWNDVHCEWQLRYICERIKDQIVFKTSQPFAM, encoded by the exons ATGGACTCAGAAATCACGTATGCAGAGATAAGGTTCCCGCAAAAGCCAAAGAATTTTAAAACAGGACAAGGACCCTCGATCAGAACAACAG GGATTACACCTGCACCTCGGTCGCTGCAGATCCCTCTGCTCAGGGTCTTGGGGGTGTCCTGTGTGCTACTCATCATCGTAACCACAGCTTTGACAGCCCACG CCTTGCTGAGCTCCCGTCACCTGCACCAGAGGTCCCTGGAAGCTGAACTCTGCTCATCCAACCTCAGTTTCCTGGGCCAAGTTCTTTCCAACTTCTCTGCTCAGGCCAATGACTCTCACACCCGCCTCCTCCTTTGCTCTTACCGTAATGATAACCAAATCAAGGAGCTGAGTCTTAGTTGGCAGAAAGCGGCAGAGCAGCAAAGAGAGATCTCAGGCCTGCGTGAGAAGCTGGAAGAGGTTACTAAGACCTACAGCTATTTTCTTGGGGAAATTCTGAAGCTGGACGAAGCGCAGTGCCAAAGGGAGGAAGACCAAG aaatGTCACTTTTTTCAGGTATCCGGTGCCTGAACTGTCCTCGGGGATGGAGCACAGAAGGAGGGAGCTGTTATTTCTTCTCTACTGTGGAAGAAACATGGGAGAGAAGTAGAGTGAAGTGTGAAGAAATGGGAGCAAAACTGGTAGTAATAAACGACTCGAATGAACAG AAATTTATCACAGAACGAATTCTAGAGAAAACCCATTGGCTCGGATGTTCAGACACCAATAGTGAAGGATCCTGGAAATGGGTAGATGGTTCAGAAGTCATTCCAAA ATTTTGGGAAACAAAACAACCGGATAACTGGAGTAACAATGAGGACTGTGGTACGATAAACTCAAAGCGCCAAGGCATGCAGAATTGGAACGATGTACATTGTGAATGGCAGCTGCGTTATATTTGTGAACGCATCAAAGATCAGATTGTGTTTAAAACATCCCAACCATTTGCAATGTAG
- the LOC142500922 gene encoding uncharacterized protein LOC142500922 isoform X3 — MDSEITYAEIRFPQKPKNFKTGQGPSIRTTVSSPGITPAPRSLQIPLLRVLGVSCVLLIIVTTALTAHALLSSRHLHQRSLEAELCSSNLSFLGQVLSNFSAQANDSHTRLLLCSYRNDNQIKELSLSWQKAAEQQREISGLREKLEEVTKTYSYFLGEILKLDEAQCQREEDQGIRCLNCPRGWSTEGGSCYFFSTVEETWERSRVKCEEMGAKLVVINDSNEQKFITERILEKTHWLGCSDTNSEGSWKWVDGSEVIPKFWETKQPDNWSNNEDCGTINSKRQGMQNWNDVHCEWQLRYICERIKDQIVFKTSQPFAM; from the exons ATGGACTCAGAAATCACGTATGCAGAGATAAGGTTCCCGCAAAAGCCAAAGAATTTTAAAACAGGACAAGGACCCTCGATCAGAACAACAG TCTCATCTCCAGGGATTACACCTGCACCTCGGTCGCTGCAGATCCCTCTGCTCAGGGTCTTGGGGGTGTCCTGTGTGCTACTCATCATCGTAACCACAGCTTTGACAGCCCACG CCTTGCTGAGCTCCCGTCACCTGCACCAGAGGTCCCTGGAAGCTGAACTCTGCTCATCCAACCTCAGTTTCCTGGGCCAAGTTCTTTCCAACTTCTCTGCTCAGGCCAATGACTCTCACACCCGCCTCCTCCTTTGCTCTTACCGTAATGATAACCAAATCAAGGAGCTGAGTCTTAGTTGGCAGAAAGCGGCAGAGCAGCAAAGAGAGATCTCAGGCCTGCGTGAGAAGCTGGAAGAGGTTACTAAGACCTACAGCTATTTTCTTGGGGAAATTCTGAAGCTGGACGAAGCGCAGTGCCAAAGGGAGGAAGACCAAG GTATCCGGTGCCTGAACTGTCCTCGGGGATGGAGCACAGAAGGAGGGAGCTGTTATTTCTTCTCTACTGTGGAAGAAACATGGGAGAGAAGTAGAGTGAAGTGTGAAGAAATGGGAGCAAAACTGGTAGTAATAAACGACTCGAATGAACAG AAATTTATCACAGAACGAATTCTAGAGAAAACCCATTGGCTCGGATGTTCAGACACCAATAGTGAAGGATCCTGGAAATGGGTAGATGGTTCAGAAGTCATTCCAAA ATTTTGGGAAACAAAACAACCGGATAACTGGAGTAACAATGAGGACTGTGGTACGATAAACTCAAAGCGCCAAGGCATGCAGAATTGGAACGATGTACATTGTGAATGGCAGCTGCGTTATATTTGTGAACGCATCAAAGATCAGATTGTGTTTAAAACATCCCAACCATTTGCAATGTAG
- the LOC142500922 gene encoding uncharacterized protein LOC142500922 isoform X1, whose translation MDSEITYAEIRFPQKPKNFKTGQGPSIRTTVSSPGITPAPRSLQIPLLRVLGVSCVLLIIVTTALTAHALLSSRHLHQRSLEAELCSSNLSFLGQVLSNFSAQANDSHTRLLLCSYRNDNQIKELSLSWQKAAEQQREISGLREKLEEVTKTYSYFLGEILKLDEAQCQREEDQEMSLFSGIRCLNCPRGWSTEGGSCYFFSTVEETWERSRVKCEEMGAKLVVINDSNEQKFITERILEKTHWLGCSDTNSEGSWKWVDGSEVIPKFWETKQPDNWSNNEDCGTINSKRQGMQNWNDVHCEWQLRYICERIKDQIVFKTSQPFAM comes from the exons ATGGACTCAGAAATCACGTATGCAGAGATAAGGTTCCCGCAAAAGCCAAAGAATTTTAAAACAGGACAAGGACCCTCGATCAGAACAACAG TCTCATCTCCAGGGATTACACCTGCACCTCGGTCGCTGCAGATCCCTCTGCTCAGGGTCTTGGGGGTGTCCTGTGTGCTACTCATCATCGTAACCACAGCTTTGACAGCCCACG CCTTGCTGAGCTCCCGTCACCTGCACCAGAGGTCCCTGGAAGCTGAACTCTGCTCATCCAACCTCAGTTTCCTGGGCCAAGTTCTTTCCAACTTCTCTGCTCAGGCCAATGACTCTCACACCCGCCTCCTCCTTTGCTCTTACCGTAATGATAACCAAATCAAGGAGCTGAGTCTTAGTTGGCAGAAAGCGGCAGAGCAGCAAAGAGAGATCTCAGGCCTGCGTGAGAAGCTGGAAGAGGTTACTAAGACCTACAGCTATTTTCTTGGGGAAATTCTGAAGCTGGACGAAGCGCAGTGCCAAAGGGAGGAAGACCAAG aaatGTCACTTTTTTCAGGTATCCGGTGCCTGAACTGTCCTCGGGGATGGAGCACAGAAGGAGGGAGCTGTTATTTCTTCTCTACTGTGGAAGAAACATGGGAGAGAAGTAGAGTGAAGTGTGAAGAAATGGGAGCAAAACTGGTAGTAATAAACGACTCGAATGAACAG AAATTTATCACAGAACGAATTCTAGAGAAAACCCATTGGCTCGGATGTTCAGACACCAATAGTGAAGGATCCTGGAAATGGGTAGATGGTTCAGAAGTCATTCCAAA ATTTTGGGAAACAAAACAACCGGATAACTGGAGTAACAATGAGGACTGTGGTACGATAAACTCAAAGCGCCAAGGCATGCAGAATTGGAACGATGTACATTGTGAATGGCAGCTGCGTTATATTTGTGAACGCATCAAAGATCAGATTGTGTTTAAAACATCCCAACCATTTGCAATGTAG